A DNA window from Maribellus comscasis contains the following coding sequences:
- the istB gene encoding IS21-like element helper ATPase IstB, whose product MNEVTLTRMKQMKLHGMHGAFKTAVETGKTDDYTIDQFVSMITDAEWDDRNNRKIERLIKNARFHYKATIENVVYEHTRNIDRTKLLRLAECDFINKNENVLISGSTGAGKSYIATALGYQACIEGYRVLYFNTTKLFSKLKMAKADGSYLKELAKMARHQLIILDDFGLQPLDSQNRIALLELIEDRHNKGSMLVTSQLPVSKWYEIIGEKTIADAILDRLIHQSHRIELMGESMRKKRNIYSE is encoded by the coding sequence ATGAACGAAGTAACATTAACACGAATGAAACAGATGAAGCTCCATGGTATGCATGGGGCTTTTAAAACAGCTGTCGAAACAGGTAAAACCGATGATTACACCATCGACCAGTTTGTATCGATGATAACAGATGCCGAGTGGGACGATCGCAACAACCGCAAGATAGAGCGATTGATAAAAAATGCAAGGTTCCACTATAAAGCAACCATTGAAAACGTGGTGTACGAACATACAAGAAATATCGATCGGACAAAACTGTTAAGACTGGCTGAATGCGATTTTATTAATAAAAACGAGAATGTATTAATATCGGGCAGCACCGGTGCCGGCAAAAGCTACATTGCAACAGCCTTAGGGTATCAGGCCTGTATCGAGGGATACAGGGTTTTGTACTTTAATACAACCAAGCTGTTTTCTAAACTAAAAATGGCAAAAGCCGATGGATCTTATCTCAAAGAACTTGCAAAAATGGCCAGGCATCAGTTAATAATACTCGATGACTTTGGCCTGCAACCCTTAGATAGCCAAAACCGGATAGCTCTGTTAGAGTTAATTGAAGATAGGCACAATAAAGGATCTATGCTTGTAACATCACAGCTGCCCGTTAGTAAGTGGTATGAAATAATCGGGGAGAAAACGATTGCCGATGCCATACTTGACCGGTTGATCCATCAATCGCACAGGATTGAGCTGATGGGTGAATCGATGAGAAAAAAACGAAACATTTATAGTGAATAA
- a CDS encoding M4 family metallopeptidase, translating to MNIKLKRLSVVFLFSFALIQMSNDVFAQRNDQNKSDYFNQARMENRKTGKSPTSIRFDKNNQPPKNAFFNEYRKNYNFPRENQMKAGKEIKDKSGTHQRFYQYYKDVEVLGAQYILHEKSGFVHYANGELVHITDFDVNPVLSEQEALKAALNEVGAERYMWENPGNEEFIKKEQNDNKATFRPSGVLKITTGREELTAENIRLVYRFDIYAEEPLGRYWVDVDAKTGEIVNKLSRIHNSFVPGSGKSIYNGTVPLAVEEIETDSFHLNGLLSTPLYPDVQIQTFDMHNQTNLSLATNVISTTADGVWDSVAVQAHWGAEQTFNYFYTTFGRNSIDDSGLPLFNYVHLSNNLVNAFWDGTRMKYGDGDGTNYGPLVALDIVGHELTHGVTEHSAGLIYQNESGALNESFSDIFGEVVENYADGPNNWQCGTEIGIGGSGAIRSMDNPNAFNDPDTYKGTYWYSGTWDYGGVHTNSGVQNKWFYILSNGEAGTNDFGESYNVTGIGIEAAAAIAYRNLTVYLTPYSGYKQARVGAVMAATDMYGESSAEVAAVGAAWDAVGVYADPPAQGILVWDRIVGGQDFSGTFINNYLSDAGFTTYYTSDLPATLIGYDAVFLSFGNASNISYIQFSTAEAFLIQQYLQQGGKVYLEGGDALGYDQSSNSTLHNLFGIAGVADGSTNVIDTLVGQPGSLTENMFFSSSTQVENRFIDTYTPGNGIVAFKEQPYGNVAIQNSGAAAQKTFCFSYALAGLTNETSPSTKEDLLAKIIDFFDVSPIPKAVDDDFLLTRIENISGNLFNDNGNGPDLYLDPSTTIISFGGGSLAGDLNSNAAGSSVALAGGTLTVNENGNISLVSPTELGYFSFLYKISNGSATAQAEVGITVENIAPVAECQNITVTVDNNCQVTITPADIDNGSYDPDGDPISLSIDITGVLNPGIHSVKLMVNDGYTESTCNSTVTVIDTTSPLPPAPPANVFADCAYDVPPQIDLTAIDNCNGSITVSPTDDITPGDCPNNFTIVRTWTFTDLSGNSSYVNQTIIVNDTIAPIAPTPPASVEATCAYDAPPQIDLTAVDNCSGSITVNPTDEVTSWECKNKFTMIRTWTFVDDCGNQSSVSQTIVVNDTHAPVISGCPPADFQIASTDDGQCYYTASGNEFDVSAIDNCSGQVSLTYELSGATVSSGTVSLSGEHFNAGSTTVTWTASDECGNSSTCSFDVVVNSVQTTTTVSVNPVSQQYSDLVEFQANVTPWGCGGTETTGDVTFYVGTQAMGTVNIDANGTATASYSLAEIPGYPSNGQMSPGIKTVTAEFNNTNSAYVVQDAETTLTITPEDANIEYNGIEFQATDGSNSAEATVALRAILQSNPDGTGLGGDIRNACVTIEVNSSIIVGGLNPELINPSDLTTGIVEFPWTFDIGSADYESFDVKITADCYFSGVDQTVVTVYKPVGDFITGGGHIKPTLSAGMYASTPGLKTNFGFHVKWNKTGKNLQGGMNILFRQQVGEEVQIFQIKTNSMTTLGVNTANPDEQIGEFESKATLQNLTTEESLGGNLTLHSKIIDRGNPGSNDEIAITLWNRNTLLYSSEWNGLNTDLQYIETGNIVVHAGFELKSAAIAEIAPIIGEEPQFFDVELYPNPSTGKVNLYIHSPEIMDSEVTLRSVTGSEIFRKKYKAAEKIHLDLTNQMSGIYFVSFTQGDNSAIKKLVLH from the coding sequence TTGAATATCAAACTAAAACGTTTGTCTGTTGTTTTTCTTTTTTCTTTTGCTCTCATTCAAATGAGTAACGATGTGTTTGCTCAAAGGAATGATCAGAACAAATCGGATTATTTTAATCAGGCACGAATGGAGAATAGAAAAACCGGCAAGTCTCCAACCTCGATTCGTTTTGATAAAAATAACCAGCCACCCAAAAACGCATTTTTTAATGAATACAGAAAGAATTACAATTTTCCGAGGGAAAACCAAATGAAGGCCGGAAAAGAAATAAAAGACAAATCGGGTACGCATCAACGGTTTTATCAGTATTATAAGGATGTTGAAGTGCTTGGTGCACAATACATTTTGCACGAAAAATCAGGTTTTGTTCATTATGCAAATGGAGAATTGGTGCACATTACCGACTTTGATGTTAATCCGGTGTTAAGTGAGCAGGAAGCACTAAAAGCAGCTTTAAATGAAGTTGGGGCTGAAAGGTACATGTGGGAAAATCCGGGAAATGAAGAATTTATTAAAAAGGAACAAAATGATAATAAGGCTACTTTTCGACCTTCCGGGGTTTTAAAAATTACAACAGGCAGAGAAGAGTTAACAGCTGAAAATATACGTTTGGTTTACCGTTTTGATATTTATGCGGAGGAGCCTTTAGGTCGTTACTGGGTGGATGTGGATGCCAAAACAGGCGAAATTGTTAATAAATTAAGTCGTATTCATAATTCTTTTGTTCCGGGAAGCGGAAAATCTATTTATAACGGTACAGTACCACTAGCAGTTGAGGAGATAGAAACAGATAGTTTCCATTTGAATGGACTTTTATCAACTCCACTTTATCCTGATGTGCAGATTCAAACATTTGATATGCATAACCAAACCAATCTTTCTCTGGCAACAAACGTAATATCAACTACAGCTGATGGAGTATGGGACTCCGTGGCCGTACAGGCTCATTGGGGTGCAGAACAGACATTTAACTATTTTTATACAACTTTTGGAAGAAACAGTATTGACGATTCCGGACTACCACTATTCAATTATGTGCATTTAAGTAATAATCTTGTAAATGCTTTTTGGGATGGTACGCGAATGAAATATGGTGATGGAGACGGTACGAATTACGGGCCTTTGGTTGCATTGGATATTGTTGGACATGAGTTAACACATGGTGTAACAGAACATTCTGCGGGTTTGATATATCAGAATGAGTCGGGTGCACTTAATGAATCATTTTCGGATATTTTTGGTGAAGTAGTTGAAAATTATGCTGACGGTCCAAATAACTGGCAGTGCGGTACAGAAATTGGAATCGGTGGTAGTGGTGCGATTCGATCTATGGATAATCCGAATGCATTTAATGACCCTGATACTTATAAGGGGACTTATTGGTATAGTGGGACTTGGGATTATGGGGGTGTTCATACAAATAGTGGCGTACAGAATAAGTGGTTTTACATTCTCTCTAACGGAGAAGCTGGCACCAATGATTTTGGTGAATCGTATAACGTTACCGGCATAGGAATTGAAGCAGCAGCAGCAATTGCTTACCGGAACTTAACGGTTTATTTAACTCCTTATTCCGGTTACAAACAAGCGCGGGTTGGTGCGGTTATGGCGGCCACTGATATGTATGGTGAAAGTTCGGCAGAAGTGGCCGCGGTGGGAGCAGCATGGGACGCAGTTGGTGTTTATGCTGATCCTCCTGCCCAGGGTATTTTAGTTTGGGATCGCATTGTTGGAGGTCAGGATTTTAGTGGAACTTTTATTAACAATTATCTGTCGGATGCTGGCTTTACTACCTATTATACTTCCGATCTTCCTGCTACATTGATTGGCTATGATGCAGTATTTTTATCCTTCGGGAATGCTTCCAATATTTCATATATCCAATTCTCCACCGCAGAAGCGTTTTTAATTCAGCAATACCTTCAACAAGGAGGAAAGGTTTACCTGGAAGGAGGTGATGCTTTGGGATATGATCAGAGTTCAAATTCTACTTTGCATAATTTGTTTGGCATTGCTGGAGTCGCTGATGGTAGTACAAATGTGATTGACACATTAGTTGGGCAACCGGGTTCACTTACCGAGAATATGTTTTTTAGTTCTTCTACCCAGGTTGAAAATCGTTTTATTGACACTTATACTCCCGGTAACGGTATCGTTGCATTTAAAGAACAACCTTATGGAAATGTCGCTATACAGAACAGCGGTGCTGCAGCGCAAAAAACATTTTGTTTTTCCTATGCCCTGGCCGGATTAACAAATGAAACTTCTCCTTCTACAAAAGAGGATCTTCTGGCTAAAATTATTGACTTTTTTGATGTATCGCCAATCCCGAAAGCAGTTGACGATGATTTTTTATTAACGCGTATAGAAAATATTTCCGGGAATTTGTTTAATGACAATGGTAATGGTCCTGATTTGTATTTGGATCCTTCTACTACAATCATATCGTTTGGAGGAGGTTCTTTAGCCGGAGATTTGAATTCGAATGCTGCCGGTTCCAGTGTGGCTTTAGCAGGTGGAACTTTAACTGTAAATGAAAATGGTAACATATCGCTTGTTTCACCTACCGAATTAGGATATTTCTCTTTTCTGTACAAAATATCAAATGGCTCAGCAACTGCCCAGGCAGAAGTAGGTATTACGGTTGAGAATATTGCCCCGGTTGCAGAATGCCAAAACATTACAGTAACGGTTGATAATAACTGTCAGGTTACTATTACACCTGCAGATATTGATAATGGTTCTTATGATCCGGATGGTGATCCTATATCCCTCAGTATTGATATTACCGGTGTTCTCAATCCTGGTATTCATTCAGTAAAACTTATGGTTAACGATGGATATACGGAAAGCACATGTAATTCTACGGTTACAGTAATAGATACGACATCTCCCCTACCTCCGGCGCCTCCTGCAAATGTATTCGCAGATTGTGCTTATGATGTACCACCTCAGATTGATTTAACGGCTATAGATAATTGTAATGGTAGCATTACAGTAAGTCCTACAGATGATATAACTCCCGGGGACTGTCCAAACAATTTTACTATCGTTCGTACCTGGACATTTACCGATCTGTCTGGAAATTCGAGCTATGTAAATCAGACAATTATTGTTAATGATACCATTGCACCAATAGCACCAACACCGCCCGCAAGCGTAGAAGCTACTTGTGCTTATGATGCACCACCTCAGATTGATTTAACGGCCGTAGATAATTGTAGTGGCAGCATTACGGTAAATCCTACTGATGAAGTAACATCCTGGGAATGCAAAAACAAATTTACAATGATCCGTACCTGGACATTTGTTGATGATTGTGGCAATCAAAGTTCAGTTAGCCAAACCATTGTTGTTAATGATACTCATGCGCCTGTAATTTCAGGTTGCCCGCCAGCAGATTTTCAGATTGCATCTACGGATGATGGTCAATGTTACTATACAGCATCGGGAAACGAGTTTGATGTATCTGCAATTGATAATTGTAGTGGTCAGGTTAGTTTAACCTATGAGTTGTCGGGAGCAACTGTTTCATCCGGAACAGTTTCTTTATCCGGAGAACATTTTAACGCCGGTTCAACAACAGTAACCTGGACAGCATCGGATGAGTGTGGAAATTCATCGACATGTTCATTTGATGTAGTGGTCAACAGTGTACAAACAACAACAACAGTTTCAGTTAATCCGGTATCACAGCAATACAGTGATTTAGTTGAATTTCAGGCTAATGTAACTCCCTGGGGTTGTGGAGGTACAGAGACAACGGGAGATGTAACATTTTATGTTGGTACGCAGGCAATGGGAACTGTGAATATCGATGCAAACGGAACTGCTACTGCATCTTATTCATTGGCAGAAATACCTGGCTATCCGTCCAACGGACAAATGTCGCCCGGAATTAAAACAGTAACAGCTGAATTTAACAATACAAATTCGGCATATGTGGTTCAGGATGCAGAAACGACTCTGACGATTACTCCGGAAGACGCCAATATTGAATATAATGGTATTGAATTTCAGGCAACCGATGGTTCCAATTCCGCTGAAGCCACTGTTGCACTTAGAGCAATATTGCAGTCAAATCCTGATGGAACCGGATTGGGTGGAGACATCAGAAATGCTTGTGTAACGATTGAAGTTAATAGTTCAATTATTGTCGGTGGCCTGAATCCGGAACTTATTAATCCATCTGATTTAACAACAGGTATCGTTGAATTTCCGTGGACTTTTGACATTGGCAGCGCAGACTATGAGTCATTTGATGTGAAAATCACAGCTGATTGTTATTTTTCCGGAGTAGACCAAACGGTTGTAACAGTTTACAAACCTGTGGGTGACTTTATAACCGGAGGTGGTCACATAAAACCAACACTTTCAGCAGGAATGTACGCGTCCACTCCCGGATTAAAAACCAACTTTGGATTCCACGTCAAATGGAACAAAACAGGTAAAAATTTGCAGGGAGGCATGAATATTTTATTCCGACAGCAAGTTGGTGAAGAAGTTCAAATTTTTCAGATTAAAACAAATTCCATGACCACGCTTGGGGTTAATACGGCCAATCCCGATGAACAGATTGGCGAATTTGAATCAAAAGCAACCCTGCAAAATTTAACAACCGAAGAAAGTCTGGGAGGAAACCTGACCTTACATTCTAAAATAATTGATCGTGGAAACCCGGGCTCAAATGATGAAATTGCAATTACATTGTGGAATCGCAACACGCTTTTATATTCAAGTGAATGGAATGGATTAAACACTGACCTGCAATATATAGAAACCGGAAACATTGTTGTGCATGCCGGCTTCGAATTAAAAAGTGCCGCTATTGCTGAAATTGCTCCTATTATTGGTGAAGAACCACAATTCTTTGATGTAGAGCTTTATCCAAATCCATCAACTGGAAAAGTGAATCTTTATATCCATTCTCCGGAGATTATGGATTCAGAAGTTACATTGCGAAGTGTGACCGGAAGTGAAATATTCAGAAAAAAATACAAAGCGGCCGAAAAGATTCATTTAGATTTGACAAACCAGATGAGTGGAATATATTTTGTTTCATTTACGCAGGGAGATAATTCTGCAATAAAAAAATTGGTATTACACTAA
- a CDS encoding RNA polymerase sigma factor, giving the protein MNLHSENNDNRLISLLQEGDKKAFRLLFEKYSSRLYQFAIKYLRDKEDTEDLLNEVFLKIWENRHSLKTNTVFQSYLFTIAYNNIRQRFLKKSREEKYIRIFAEEYIFDSANKEEQFDYLLFLKKLDEIIDLLPPRRKEIFILSFKKELKNKVIASQLELSEQFVKNQLSLARKFIVKKMQEDKNLAGILFFFLFSSQGKA; this is encoded by the coding sequence TTGAATTTACATAGTGAAAATAATGATAACAGGCTAATTTCCTTACTTCAAGAAGGTGATAAAAAGGCTTTCAGACTACTATTTGAAAAATATTCAAGCCGTTTATACCAATTTGCAATTAAATATTTAAGGGATAAAGAAGATACCGAAGATTTACTTAACGAAGTTTTTCTAAAAATATGGGAGAATCGTCATTCCCTAAAAACAAATACTGTATTTCAGTCGTATTTGTTCACTATCGCCTACAATAATATCCGCCAAAGGTTTCTGAAGAAAAGCAGAGAAGAAAAATATATTCGCATTTTTGCAGAAGAGTATATTTTTGACTCTGCAAATAAAGAAGAACAATTCGATTACCTTCTATTTTTAAAAAAACTAGATGAAATTATAGACCTGCTACCTCCCCGTAGAAAAGAAATTTTCATTTTGAGTTTTAAAAAAGAACTAAAAAACAAAGTTATTGCAAGTCAGCTTGAGTTAAGTGAGCAATTCGTTAAAAATCAGCTGTCTCTGGCTAGAAAATTTATTGTAAAAAAGATGCAGGAAGATAAAAATCTCGCAGGAATTTTGTTTTTCTTCTTATTTTCATCGCAAGGAAAAGCATAA
- the tnpA gene encoding IS200/IS605 family transposase, producing the protein MSRFKKLSHAVWHCTYHIVWTPKYRYRILEGEIKNEVENCIRMFSGQKGCTIEELNVQFDWKRQSN; encoded by the coding sequence ATGAGTCGATTTAAAAAGTTATCACATGCAGTATGGCATTGTACCTACCATATTGTATGGACACCTAAATATAGGTATAGAATTTTGGAAGGAGAAATAAAAAATGAAGTTGAAAACTGCATACGAATGTTTTCTGGTCAGAAAGGCTGCACAATTGAAGAACTCAATGTACAGTTTGACTGGAAACGCCAGTCAAATTGA
- the istA gene encoding IS21 family transposase: MANKLIDMSKVRKVIQLHHQGKAKQFISRYLGLSRNTVKKYIALYKVLNLTIDDIDKKSDSELEKIFSRDTEDVLSPKLKKVYNFFPYMERELKKTGVTKQLMWEEYYEKHPDGLKLSQFKAHYLRWNKKVNPVMHMEHKAGDKMFIDYAGKTLEIINKETGEIEEVQFFVAILGASQYTYAEASPSQQKEDFVASVENALHFYGGVPAAIVPDNLKSAVTKSSRFEPTINETFMDFAEHYGTTVLPARAYRPRDKSLAEGAVKILYQRIYPALRGKDFYSLEELNSAIWDELDKHNNKKLTGRPTSRYQLFVEDEKGKLTALPVEKYEIKEIAIATVAMNGHVLLSKDKHYYSVPCQYLKKKVKLVFTSKTVEIYHKYNRIALHKRDGRKYFYTTNKDHLATTHQFVTDWTPQRFINWAASIDESVKEFIINVLERKQHPEQSYKSCMGVLAFAKKVGEERLANACKRALEHQVYNYKIIQKILEKGLDKLDDEKPDEPELPFHNNIRGGKYYN; the protein is encoded by the coding sequence ATGGCTAATAAATTAATCGACATGAGTAAAGTAAGAAAAGTCATTCAGTTACACCACCAGGGAAAAGCAAAGCAATTTATCAGTAGGTACCTGGGCCTTTCACGCAATACGGTCAAGAAGTATATCGCTCTATACAAGGTGTTAAACCTTACAATTGATGATATTGATAAGAAGAGTGATTCCGAGCTGGAAAAGATCTTTAGCAGGGATACCGAAGATGTTCTTTCCCCAAAGCTAAAAAAGGTTTATAACTTCTTTCCCTACATGGAGCGTGAATTAAAAAAGACCGGCGTTACCAAACAGCTGATGTGGGAAGAATATTATGAAAAACATCCCGATGGACTAAAACTAAGCCAGTTTAAAGCCCACTACCTGCGTTGGAATAAAAAGGTTAACCCGGTAATGCATATGGAGCATAAAGCAGGCGATAAGATGTTTATTGACTACGCTGGCAAAACCCTGGAAATTATCAATAAAGAAACAGGCGAGATTGAAGAGGTACAGTTTTTTGTTGCCATACTGGGGGCCAGTCAATACACCTATGCAGAAGCCTCACCGAGCCAACAAAAAGAAGACTTTGTTGCTTCGGTTGAAAATGCACTGCACTTTTACGGGGGAGTTCCTGCAGCTATTGTCCCTGATAACCTAAAGTCTGCCGTAACCAAAAGCAGCCGGTTTGAACCTACCATTAACGAAACGTTTATGGACTTTGCCGAACATTACGGTACAACAGTTCTTCCGGCTCGGGCTTACCGTCCCCGGGACAAGTCACTGGCAGAAGGAGCAGTCAAGATATTATACCAAAGAATATATCCGGCCTTGCGCGGCAAAGATTTTTACAGTTTAGAAGAGCTTAACAGTGCAATTTGGGATGAACTGGACAAGCATAACAACAAAAAGTTAACCGGCAGGCCAACGTCCCGGTATCAATTATTCGTTGAAGACGAAAAAGGCAAGCTTACCGCATTACCTGTAGAAAAATACGAGATTAAAGAAATAGCAATAGCCACCGTAGCCATGAACGGGCACGTGCTGTTAAGCAAAGACAAACATTATTACAGCGTTCCGTGTCAGTATTTAAAGAAGAAGGTAAAGCTGGTGTTTACATCAAAAACCGTTGAAATATACCATAAATACAACCGCATAGCTTTGCACAAAAGAGATGGACGTAAATACTTCTACACCACAAACAAAGACCACCTGGCAACAACACACCAGTTTGTTACCGACTGGACACCGCAGCGTTTTATCAACTGGGCAGCTTCAATTGACGAGAGTGTAAAGGAATTTATAATCAATGTGCTGGAAAGAAAACAACACCCTGAACAATCCTATAAAAGCTGTATGGGCGTATTGGCTTTTGCCAAAAAGGTTGGGGAAGAAAGGCTTGCCAATGCGTGTAAACGTGCATTGGAACATCAGGTTTACAACTACAAAATCATACAAAAGATACTGGAAAAAGGGTTGGATAAACTTGATGATGAAAAACCGGACGAACCGGAACTTCCTTTTCATAACAACATAAGGGGAGGAAAATATTACAACTGA
- a CDS encoding sodium:solute symporter family transporter produces MKYFFSILLFFIISATHAENHYLKFSSFPELPPNTGYFIQPGLAGPYSGVDDDVLIVAGGANFPDKVPWEGGTKVYYNEIFLLQKNGDAYSWKKSEAKIPFAAGYGGAVSTPAGLFCFGGNTSNECISESWFINYIPETGAVEITSGPQLPVPLTNFAFAKVDNTIFVAGGISEPGGTSKKIFLSLDISNATPDEWKWESLPEWEGPPRAFSIAAAQSNGVTNCFYLFSGRNIKQNGEVEILYDAHVYNPLIKQWSLISDGKNKEFPVMAGTAFPVGASTIAFSSGANGELMLKQMGIEKHIEELKAADKNETVDSELAKVQQKLLSHLENHPGFGNKVIGFNTLTNKTFELATLPETGQVTTTAVQWGNDFIIPSGEIRPGIRTPKILKIQVVKDAKHLSLLDIVVIGLYFLVLSWMGYFFSKRQKDTNDYFKGGGRIPWWAAGLSIFGTALSAITFMAIPAKTFATDWSYFTLNMTIFLVAPVIIFLFIPFFRKLNVTTAYEYLENRFNLTIRLIGSLSFIVYQIGRMGVVLFLPSIALNVVTGIDIFLCIALMGIVALVYTMMGGIEAVIWTDVMQVIVLLGGAILSLSLIILKIDGGFSSIVETAAANHKFNVFDLTLSLKQPTVWVMLLGGIFANITTYGTDQTMVQRYLTTKTQKEANQSVWTNAILTIPATIIFFFVGTALFAFYKAFPTELNSTFSNNDAIFPWYIASQLPAGISGLLIAGIFAAAMSSLSSSMNSAATAYSTDIHFRFGWSKNTKPLKLARIATFIVGISGTLFAFMMATMDIQSLWDEFQKVLGLVIGSLGGVFLLGILSKKANSKGVLVGIFISIMIQILVATYQPVHLIMYSATGVLSCFVTGWTASWFFKE; encoded by the coding sequence ATGAAATACTTTTTCTCTATCCTTCTCTTTTTCATTATCTCCGCCACACATGCTGAAAATCACTACCTGAAATTTTCATCGTTTCCGGAACTTCCTCCCAATACAGGTTATTTCATTCAGCCAGGCCTCGCCGGACCTTATTCTGGTGTGGATGACGATGTATTAATCGTGGCGGGAGGAGCAAATTTCCCTGATAAAGTTCCATGGGAAGGAGGAACAAAAGTATATTACAACGAAATTTTTCTTTTACAAAAAAACGGAGATGCATATTCCTGGAAAAAATCGGAGGCAAAAATTCCATTTGCGGCCGGTTACGGAGGGGCTGTTTCCACTCCGGCAGGATTATTTTGTTTTGGCGGAAACACAAGCAATGAGTGTATTTCCGAAAGTTGGTTCATCAATTACATTCCCGAAACCGGAGCTGTTGAAATAACTTCTGGGCCACAACTTCCTGTACCTTTAACCAATTTTGCATTTGCCAAAGTAGACAATACCATTTTTGTTGCCGGAGGAATTTCAGAACCGGGTGGAACCTCAAAAAAAATATTTCTTTCGTTAGATATTTCAAACGCAACCCCCGACGAATGGAAATGGGAAAGCCTTCCGGAGTGGGAAGGACCGCCGCGTGCTTTCTCCATAGCAGCCGCTCAAAGCAATGGTGTTACCAACTGTTTTTATCTCTTTTCAGGAAGAAACATAAAACAAAACGGTGAAGTTGAAATCCTTTACGACGCACATGTTTACAATCCTTTGATAAAACAGTGGTCGCTTATTTCGGATGGAAAAAACAAAGAATTTCCGGTTATGGCAGGGACTGCCTTTCCGGTTGGTGCCAGTACCATTGCTTTTTCGTCAGGTGCCAATGGCGAATTGATGCTAAAACAGATGGGCATTGAAAAACACATCGAGGAACTCAAAGCCGCAGATAAAAACGAAACTGTTGATAGCGAGTTAGCAAAGGTACAACAAAAATTATTAAGTCATTTGGAAAACCATCCGGGATTTGGGAATAAAGTTATCGGATTTAATACCTTAACCAACAAAACGTTTGAACTTGCCACGCTCCCGGAAACCGGCCAGGTAACAACCACTGCCGTTCAATGGGGAAATGATTTTATTATTCCTTCGGGAGAAATCCGTCCGGGAATTCGCACACCGAAAATCCTAAAAATTCAAGTGGTAAAGGATGCTAAACATTTAAGTTTGCTAGACATCGTTGTTATCGGCCTTTATTTTCTGGTGCTTTCGTGGATGGGCTACTTCTTTTCAAAGCGACAAAAAGATACCAACGATTATTTCAAAGGTGGTGGTCGCATTCCCTGGTGGGCAGCCGGACTGAGCATCTTCGGAACCGCACTCAGCGCCATTACTTTTATGGCTATTCCCGCCAAAACTTTTGCAACCGACTGGTCATATTTTACACTCAACATGACCATCTTTTTAGTGGCGCCGGTTATTATCTTCCTGTTTATTCCGTTTTTCAGGAAATTGAATGTAACCACCGCTTACGAATATCTGGAAAACCGTTTTAATCTCACCATCCGTCTAATTGGAAGCCTTTCTTTCATCGTTTATCAAATTGGCAGAATGGGGGTCGTTTTGTTTCTCCCGTCAATTGCACTGAACGTAGTTACCGGAATCGACATATTTTTATGTATCGCACTAATGGGAATTGTAGCGCTTGTTTACACGATGATGGGTGGAATAGAAGCTGTTATTTGGACGGATGTAATGCAGGTAATTGTTTTGCTTGGAGGAGCCATTCTTTCGTTGTCTCTAATCATTCTTAAAATTGACGGTGGATTTTCTTCCATTGTTGAAACAGCGGCTGCCAATCATAAATTTAATGTTTTCGACTTAACACTTTCGTTAAAACAACCCACGGTTTGGGTGATGCTTCTGGGGGGAATTTTTGCAAACATTACTACTTACGGAACCGACCAAACCATGGTACAACGCTACTTAACCACAAAAACGCAAAAAGAGGCAAATCAAAGTGTATGGACCAACGCTATTTTGACGATACCTGCTACCATTATTTTCTTTTTTGTAGGAACTGCACTTTTTGCGTTTTACAAAGCTTTCCCAACAGAATTAAACTCCACTTTTTCAAACAACGATGCCATTTTTCCGTGGTACATTGCATCTCAACTTCCTGCGGGAATCTCAGGACTGTTGATTGCCGGAATATTTGCCGCAGCGATGAGTAGTTTGAGCAGCAGCATGAATTCAGCCGCAACTGCTTATTCCACCGACATTCATTTCCGTTTTGGATGGAGTAAAAATACAAAACCGCTAAAACTGGCGCGAATAGCCACTTTTATTGTCGGAATTTCAGGAACCTTATTTGCGTTTATGATGGCAACCATGGATATTCAGTCGCTTTGGGACGAATTCCAAAAAGTACTGGGACTGGTTATCGGCAGCTTGGGCGGTGTTTTTCTTTTAGGAATTTTATCAAAAAAAGCCAATTCAAAAGGCGTTTTAGTCGGAATTTTCATTAGCATAATGATACAGATTCTGGTAGCCACATATCAACCCGTACATCTGATTATGTATTCGGCAACAGGAGTACTGTCATGTTTTGTTACAGGTTGGACAGCCAGTTGGTTTTTTAAAGAATAA